The Anguilla rostrata isolate EN2019 chromosome 1, ASM1855537v3, whole genome shotgun sequence nucleotide sequence TGTATACTATTGCATCGTACAAAGTAGACTTGCACACTGCTAACTGCATCcgaaatattcacattttcaccAGAATATAAGGAACATAAATACAAGGTAAATTGGTGATCTAACCATCCTTACAATGCTACAATTGGTCAATCGATGGGCACATGGCCACATGTACCATGTGGTGAAGTTCCGTGGACTGCTTAATACACTCTCACtgtccaaaaacaaacatggtTCACCCTGACCTTGCAACATGGTATGAATACAGatgcacaggaaaacacacacaaaatgagcaGATCATGAGTCCATATCAAcgctaaattaaaatgtaaaacctCCAAAATTCATCCACGTTTCAAAACAGGAGTCATATTAACTGTCCCAAAGCAGCAGGTGTCTCCCACTTCACAAGCCATATTGATCCCGCTCTCTTCGCTGTCTTTTACGAGCCAGTTCCGGAAAATAGGCGCTGTTGTaaggtctgtctctctcctccacgTCCCTCTGCTGATCCTTCCCTTTCCCGCTCTTTTGGTCCAACAGGGCCTgggctctcctcctctcagctGCTTCTCTTTCCAGTCGTTCGGCACGCAACCTTTCCATTGAgctgacaacaaaaaaaaggggggggggggcaaaaagtTATTTAATATTAAGGTTCATTGGCTTGTTGGATCAAAGGAAATAAACTTCAagtgtttcacatttttaccaATAGCaacaatttctatttttttaagctGCAGCCCCACACACTGAATTCTGGACCACATCTCACGGTATCTTGCAGGAACAATGTTGTAGAACATTGCTTTGGATGAATGCTACATTGATAcgctgtgtaaaatgtaatttaaaaaatgattagcaAGGTTCATTCCATTCAATGAGTCAGTGGATAGACATTCAGTTACAATACTGAGAGAATCTTTGCAGTTACCTCTCTAAACTGATGctaaactgcagtgtgtgctCGCCATAAACTGGGCTAATATCATATTGTGCTGCAGACTTCTGGAACTCTGTCCCCTCAGATATACTCCTCTTGTTCAACATCAATAGAATAACATAAAGGCCTGCTGACTAGACGTTTTACTTGCTTGTGTTTAGCGAGCCAGCTAGCAAACATTAGCTGTGACTGATAGCTATAACATAACACATAGCTACTATAAGGTACATGGCTACTCCACACAAAAGTAGtttgaaggcaaaaaaaaaaatgaaaagaaattgtTACTTGAACACAGGTAAAACACATTGATCTGCACATCCTATACCCCGGGTATCATTTAAGTGCATTTAAGGCAATGCTCATAAATGTAGTTTTGATATGAATCGCTCATAATAGTGGGGACACCAATGTATAAAACTTTTATACATCAGAGTCCCCACGGCCCCTGAAAGCTTGCTATGTCATAGACTGAATCGAGGATTCAATCCAAAGTCAGTTTTGGGGGTTTATCCCTTGCTTTTAATGCATTGGGGAAGGGATGCACTACTCTTAAGTATCTACTCATGACCTCCTTTCCACTTGAGTCATGCACAAGGAAAGAGACCAGCAAGCTATGCTAACCATTTCAAAACCTCTGACAAGCTGACCTAAAATGGCATCGGTGTAATTTGAGAGCgagtcatttaaaatgacttccATAAAGAAAGCAAAGTGTTTGTCAATTTAGGCCGTTCCAGCCCGTGTCCCACCACATCTTCTCTGCATGTTCCCAAGGCAGCAACTGACAGTTGCATACCCACGGCATGTCAAATTACACTGTACGCATCTTAAATTAACTGTTGAAATACGAAAacgataaaacaaaaaaaagatacaacCCATAGAGAACCCATTGAACAGATTTCTGGCTGATGCTCCACAGGGTATTGGTTTTTACACCCACTGATTTGTGAGGCAGCACACTTCTCACCTTTCCCCGCTCCTCTTCTGCCCTTGCTCCCTCCTTTCCTTCTTCTTACTCTTGTGTTTGTCCTTAATCGCTAATGCTTTCTTCATCTCTCTCATTGGGTCCAGACTGTCCTTGAGTCTCCtgtccttcttctccttctcttcttcgGTCCTCCCcttgtctttgtcttttttcgCTTTGTCCCGCtcatcttctttttcttctttctttgccCTGTCTTTAAGATACCAGGGAGTAACTTCGGTTCCAGGAGCAGGGCCTAGGGACACCAGCAGGCCTATGGCACGCTCCTGGCGCTCCTAATTACAAGATGGGGAGAATGCACAGTTACGATTCTGCCCTGAACCTACCCTTTTCTATCAGACGCAATTTAGTCGAACAGATACTAGATGAACAGGCTTCAAGAATCTACAGTGAAGTCAAAGGGTCTCATTTCACAACCATGTGAATAAACAAACCTTACCCTGAACTGTGTGTACGCATGCAACATTTTTATGTGTGGACTCACGGTGAAATTTGTTTGCACACAAGGTATTTCTTTTAGCAAGCAGTATGACCACATGCCACTGCTCcttgcacacacaaattctgGCTTCTTACAAGGCTGGAGTTCAGtgtaatttccttttttgtttcataGATGAGGGCCAACAGGCCTCATTTAAAGTAATGTGCACATTTGGCATATTCTTAAGGACAGATGGTCAATTGTTATTTCCACATACAGTTAACACAAGTAACTCCAACCATTTTAAATAGTGAAAAAAATAGGTTCTGGTCcactcatgcacaaacaccAGTCTTTGCAAAGAAAACACTGCTCTGAATTCCTGTCCACTATAAGCCATTTGTACAGTTATCTTCATAAGAGCTGGTGACTGTAACCAAACCAAAGTAAGATGTGTCCCAAATAGAATACTTTTCCAAAATGGCCCTGTCTTCAAATATGACATTCTTCTGCTTGTGCCTACATGTTCAGTCAGGGCCAGAGTTAGGTAGGTTAGGGTAAGGTTTCAGAGATTTCATTTACAGCTACTTTCATTCACAAGAAAGATAAGACCCTATTGTCACACTGGAGTAAAATGTGCAAGAAAAAATCAAGTGACCTAGAAAGTCAGACTTGAATATGGAAGAAAACATTACTTTCAATACAGGTTAGTAACCAAGACCAATTCAAGGTCACGGACACTGATGTCACAACCAAATACAAAGTAAAGAATGTGTTTAATCTGCCTCCATATGTCATAACCACACATGCAGATCAAGCTTTCTGATTGAAAGACCACCCTGTTAGACTACGTTTAAAATGCGCAATGGACCACGTTAGCATGTTgcagcacgcacacatacagcataCCAAAATGACTGGCTAATCAGCACTACCGTTATAAGcccttttaaaaagcaatttaatCCCATTTTTCCTCCAATGGTGGTGCTGCCAGCCCCTGCGGTCCAGCAGCGGAGCAGCGCAGCCATTGGCTACTGAGGAGCGCGCTCAAAAAAGCATCTGCCACTGGCAGACTGCGAGTGCTCGACTGACCAGCGGAGCTGCTCTAGCAAAGAGACGGGAAGCCCTGCCAGCTGAGACCATCGATTCATGAGTCGTACTACAGGCAattctgccccctcccccttccccccatggGGGTCCTGAGCACAGCCAGCGTTGGCACGGTCAGAAGAAGAGACAGATGGCCCATGTCACTGTACCAAGTACTGGTGCTTTAGCTGGCCACTAACAGGGCCAAGAGCAGAAACCTCCTCCAGCTGTCCATACAGCTGACCTCTGCTTGTCTCCAATCTGGGGGCAGGCTGGTCAGTGCTCCAGTCACTAATGTGAATGGGATTTCTTTGTGACGTTTATGGCTTCTGTGCCAGTTATGGACTGCTTTCTCCTACCTGTCCACGCTTCCTTTGATAAACCAGACACAATTTGGGGTAAAGGATGTCATAAAATAACATGCTCCCATGGGGgataacaaaaaagaagaaaaagacatACTGTCTTTTGCTACTCTGCATTCTAAGGGAGCACAGCGAACAGCTTCCTGCACGCAGAGCTGGGCGTGTTTCACCAATGCAGTGCACCTTTAGTCACCGGGCTGTGTCACAATTAATGAAGGATCCGCtcaaaacaaaagaatgaaaCACCAACGAAAACAGGGAAAGACATTGTTACTGACTCAGAGAGCACAGCTATAAAACctgtaaaatacaaacacatccataaatatgaatgcataaacagtaaaaatacatttaaaatatggcaAGATCTTTTACATACAGGACTATTTCCCCCCATTTTTATTCAAGTCACAGCTCTGTTCCCCAGACCCACGTAATGAAAACTGCAGCACTGTTCCGATACGTTTTCCCATGAGCCAGTGACCTGCTTACAGCACGCTGCATTACAAAAGAGAGCCTGCACCAATAGGAGAAGGCGAATACTGCTCACTAATGAAAGTATCCTGAGGGTGCAGGGTGTTCAGGGTCAAAGGTTGGGAGCAACTAATACAATGCACCCAAGAAACCATGGCCGACTTACCCTACTCCCGAGGGTAACTACCAACTTTTCCACACCACTCTGGGCTGCTGGTCACAGCCAGAAGATGACACAGAACAGGCATTTGGGTACTACACGATGAAAGACTTGTAAAGGAGGCCTAGTAATTAGAATGCAGTTATGAAGGTCACAAATTGTATGTCACCTTCtcatcttttttctctttcagatactcctcattccctctcttctccccagCCTCCTCCACAGGAAACAGATTCAGGTGCTTCTCTCCTATCGCTGGCAGttcttcctcctctgcctccaaCTCTTGTCCACAACGGGCAGCTTGTGACTTCCGTCTCAAATACGCTGTCCGTGCCTGACATTGAAAATGAGATAGAGACATAGTCATGAGAATTCTCTGAAATCAAAAAGGACTTTAACAACTCATTCAATGGGTTTGCCTAATGTAACAAACACCACAGACAAGCTAAGAAGATTTAGAATCTTAAAAACTGACATTTGTCAGTGGATGATCACTGCAGTGGGTTTACGCATGTATATAGAAATCATTACTAAATATATACATGCAGTTAAGCAAGTTACAACTTGCTCAGAGAATAAAACAAGACACAATTATACAAGATAACTGAAATGATCCATATAACTGACAAGTGTCACAAAAGGGAGCTTAATTGCAGGAAATGTTTGCTTCTCGGATACCTAGGGTAACCATATAAATGAACCTAAATGaatttacagtaaatgcataataaatattaaaacttgacaatgaataataaaatgcaaacgAATATGTAGGTCATATTGTATTTTCTGTTACTGGCTACTGTGCACGCTTTATGGCATATCTCGAAGTCAATGAACAGCAAAATGATTCATGGTATGTCTCCAGGAGCtttaataaagataaaacaCAATTCTAACAAAATGTTTCCTGGGTTACCTCTTGCTCCGCACGCTCCACCCGGCGCTGAACCTCACGTTCTTCCTCTGCTGCCTGAGCTTCATCCCGACGCACACGGGCAATGTTATCCTTGTTACGAACATGCCAGCTTTTCTTTGGCAAAATATTCATTGTTACAAAGACGCCAAAGTAGTGATAAACTCTTTCGTGGAACTCTGAAACAACCTCCAATTAACCCTAGGGTTAACTGTAACGTAAACTagctaatattaatattacGGAATGTTATACAGTCCTACAGCAACATCTCGAAACAAaattctgttttgatttttcACAGAACAGCTTAGTAGCATATTGACACTAAGCGCTACTCCTACAACCGGAATACTTCCTGTTATATCTTTCAACGTGATTGGCTACAATGCCTACCAGTTATTCAGCTAATAACTCGATTCGCGGAAGCCACAGCCATTCAAAGATCAAAGCCCGCCTATTTATTTCCGGAAACATTAAAGCCACACCAGAGATCGTGAATTATCAAAAAAGATACGTATTCTCAACCCGTTTCAGTGAAGTTCCAGGTGGGGTTAAGAAGTTCCGGTGATATGACGGTTGTaacagggaaaatattttcagtctcGTGTAATGGTATCTTTTAAGAAAGAAATATAAGACTACTATGTAATCCTGTTTCTTCCTCGGTActtgtgtttaaatgtttaaattctACCCTTAATGAATATATTTCTAATTTTTGGGATAAATACATAATGTGTCATGTACAGTATTGTTATTGCCatggtcattttatttatttatttatttatttattcatttatttatttatttatttattttatcaatgcTGCTTGCAATATTATTGTGCAAAACACACCAGAATAATGAGCATTACAGAAGAGTgtgaggcagggagagaggggtaatGGAACTTACTCAACttctataatttaaaaaaagaaaaaaaaaattctgcagatGTTGGACTTTGGTTCATTTTGCACAGCAGTCAATATGATTAAATGAATGGTGTCTGAGACTGAGCTGTAAACAGACAACAGATGGACAGATAACATATCCTCCTAAAACTTGACCGTTCATTTTTgccccctgtaggggacatgaaaCATTGGTCTTTATCTCCAGAACCATATATTCTTCAATGCtaaaacctacactacaagggacagtcaataaaaattgaaaaatattttttgaaaatatttccctGCAATATGCTTTTGGCATGCAAAACATATTATGTCAAATACTTAAGCCTTTTTCCTGCCGAGTCTCTTTACTTCATGACGGCAAGAGCTGATCAGCATGCTGGTTGGTACCATAAGAATCATACTTACAGGTGGTGAAGaggaaaatataaacacaacagtAAAGGTTTCAGTAAGGATTTAAGTTAAGGATTTAATCCGTTGATACATGATTTCCATGATACAGttctgtagaaaaaaaatttaacaaatgGCAGCAATTCTTTAAATCTCTTGTAcatctgcaaaaaaagtaaaataaaggaAGATCCCCTGGAATCCCACAGAGTCCTCACAAATAACAAGAAACTCAACCAAACCTGCATTATTTAATCTCTCATCAAGACAGCAGCTCAAATCATAATCCTCACTGAGACCATTATGGCTTAATAATGCAtacccaaaacaaatacattcaaTGTAACAtccaacaataataatttgtcTTGATTTCTCTGGTCTTGTGGTCTTTAAAAGGAGTAGCACTGTTAACAGTAATTCCCATCCACATATATGTAGCTCAAACATAGGCTCCTGACTAATCCTGAACTGACCTAAATAACATAAAAAGCAGAGTTACAGAAAATCACAGATTGGCCAAATGACTTACCAggaagagaaaaatatatttaaaggtATTGCattctaaatttaaaatttaagctTTATTTTTCAACCAAGGAACGCTACCTTTTCAGCCGATACTTCTCGCcatatggttaaaaaaaaaaaatatttaactgaaattattgtttttatttaaactgaaattgtgTGAAAAGATTAAATAAGAGTGAAGCGAGGACCAGATAAATTTAAGGTTCATTTGCCCACTTTAATATTTTTGGAATAAAACAGTTATAggaaacacacatttctgattATGAAAGTGGGTATAGTTCACATTACTGtcctttttgtggttttgtgaaaTGAGAAATTGTCATTGAATCaacccagtgaacatttttttgtggtgaaagtTTGGTGAAATGGCATTCAGATGAAATCCCAGCAACATTTGGTTGAAGTGAAAATTTTCTACCTgacgtagccaggctatatccaggtaaaacctgagGTATATTGGGGTTACTCATGTCTGTTCATGCAGTCTCAtaggtttacatttttatggtaAACAGATCACTCAGAAGTTCTGTTCTCTTCTCTTGGTCACTGAACTTAATTCCTCTATTTGCTTGACCAAGAATTTCTTATCACGTCCTTCCTGTTTccaagagaaataaaaaaaatcagaggaaaggatttttaattgtgttttttacaGACAACGTGTGTTTAGGATCATATAAAGTAGTGAAATGTAAacagtctatttttatttttttgccattgtagttgttataccaattccccgtgtgtatcacattCCTGGTCGATgcgagtcgccagccgcttcttttcacctgacagcaaggagtttcactgggagagcttaacacgtgcggaggttcacgctatctcccacagatcccctccctgctgaacaggtgccccgaccaaccagtaggagtcgctaatgcaacgatcaggtctcataccctcaccggcttctcacccgcgaacactgccaattgtgttcgtaggaacgtctgaccaagccggaagtaccgccgCCGGGGATTAAAGACTCACCAATTTAAGTTGTGCTCTTAGGAGTGAAACACTCTGTCCGTAGACCGATGCCAGGGCAGCAACATAAGCCAGCACCACACTGTCATGGCCGCCAGAGAGAAGattcacatgcaaaaaaaaaaaaaacgtatttagTCATTGTAAACCAAGGCTGTGACCTTCAGAAGCAGAGATCAGGAAGAATGCAGCCCACAGGGGATCTGTAATCCCAGACTCTCTCATTTGCCTTCTTCTTATAGTTCTATAGACGTTATACTATAtccagagaaaaataaacaagtcaaTCATGAGGAAGTGAAGTGATTCTTGCGTTACTGACGTTTCTTCCAAAAGACATTCAATCAGGAAACCTCAGTCAAAGTCAGCAGACAACCATATATCAACACAAAGTCAGCATATCTAACAGAATGATAAGGAGAGACGCAATAACAGTGAGACAAATGCACACTGAACCCTATATGCGTTCTGTGTAAATGCACCATGCATGAGTTCCTGACTGAGAGCCAGTGGAAGCCAGTGTCACTCACCAGGACAGCATGAAGAGAGGGACTGAGAAGGCCTGGGAACCTATGAATAGAAGGAACTCGCGGGTGGTGTCAGAGAGTGAGTAAAAGGAGTTGGGGACCACTCTCCACATCGtcgtgagagaaagaaaggggccACAGCTCATTGACGGATGGATACTGTGTGACACAAGATGACAAAACAGCGCCATTATTGATGTAGGACATTTTACCCGTGAGTCAAAACTAATACACACCTACAAAAAAGCAAACCTAAGTGTctaaatatctttaaaaacatttaaataacatttagaAAAATTAAGGTATTTCACTCCCAGGTGTTTCTGTGGTCCATGTTGGACATTTACTATAACTGTGACTCAGGCTGAGCAGTAAAGCTGTGCCGGGGGCAGGTACTCACACTGCCACGCTGTATATCAGAGTCAAACAGGCCAGCATCCAGCCGAAGAGGAGCACCAGAAGGAAGAAGAAGTTGGAGCTGGTGGAGCGAAAGGTTCGGTCCGCAGGGCGGCAGTTGTAAAACAGAGTGatctgacagagagacagagagacgagCTGTGGGTTTAGTTTGAGGGGTTGCATTATGTCAATCACTTTGATATTTTTAATGCTCATTGTCTAATGCTATGAGAACATTCAACCATAAGAATGCTTGATGACAAGAATAAGCCCTTCGATCAAACTGACCGAGTACTTTTGCCTGCACTGCATCTGAAAATGAGCATTCATAAC carries:
- the leng1 gene encoding leukocyte receptor cluster member 1; the protein is MNILPKKSWHVRNKDNIARVRRDEAQAAEEEREVQRRVERAEQEARTAYLRRKSQAARCGQELEAEEEELPAIGEKHLNLFPVEEAGEKRGNEEYLKEKKDEKERQERAIGLLVSLGPAPGTEVTPWYLKDRAKKEEKEDERDKAKKDKDKGRTEEEKEKKDRRLKDSLDPMREMKKALAIKDKHKSKKKERREQGQKRSGESSMERLRAERLEREAAERRRAQALLDQKSGKGKDQQRDVEERDRPYNSAYFPELARKRQRRERDQYGL